The Leptospira sp. WS39.C2 genome contains a region encoding:
- a CDS encoding YbaB/EbfC family nucleoid-associated protein, whose amino-acid sequence MFDQMKQMREAFSQLGNIKEKQEELQKRLAQIRVTASAGAGMVEVTASADGTLTNLNINPIMFNADDKKMLEDLILSATNEVQRKAKETMAHEMKNVLGFNPSDFEGVFNQIQKDGGFPPV is encoded by the coding sequence ATTTTTGATCAAATGAAACAAATGCGAGAGGCATTCTCGCAATTGGGCAATATAAAAGAAAAACAGGAAGAGTTACAAAAACGATTAGCTCAAATCCGAGTGACTGCTTCAGCGGGAGCTGGAATGGTTGAAGTAACTGCTTCTGCTGACGGAACTCTAACCAATCTTAATATAAATCCCATCATGTTCAATGCAGACGATAAAAAGATGTTAGAAGATTTGATTTTATCCGCTACGAACGAAGTCCAACGCAAAGCAAAAGAAACGATGGCCCATGAGATGAAAAACGTTTTAGGTTTTAATCCAAGTGATTTCGAAGGTGTTTTTAACCAAATCCAAAAGGATGGAGGATTCCCTCCTGTCTGA
- the recR gene encoding recombination mediator RecR: MEDSLLSDPQFQKLIQSFSSLPGIGKKSATRIGFHILRMDPSTFQSWLNHIEEAKTKLRFCDECGGLTEDSICSICLSDRRDNGILCVVEQPEDIFFIENTKEYSGKYHVLNGAISPLDGIGPDQLRIKHLIHRLDSGEIKEVLIATNPTLEGDATASYLSTVIKPMEIKITRIAHGITIGGTLEYSDQYTLGKAIKSRLTL; this comes from the coding sequence ATGGAGGATTCCCTCCTGTCTGATCCTCAATTCCAAAAACTAATCCAATCCTTTTCAAGTTTACCTGGTATCGGAAAAAAAAGTGCAACTCGGATAGGATTCCATATTTTACGTATGGATCCGTCTACATTCCAATCTTGGTTGAATCATATTGAAGAAGCAAAAACCAAACTTCGATTTTGTGATGAATGTGGTGGTCTTACTGAAGATTCAATTTGTTCCATTTGTTTGTCAGACCGAAGGGACAACGGGATTCTTTGTGTGGTGGAACAACCTGAAGATATATTTTTCATTGAAAATACAAAAGAATATTCAGGAAAATATCACGTTCTAAACGGCGCTATTTCACCTTTAGATGGAATTGGACCCGATCAATTACGGATTAAACATTTGATCCACCGTTTGGATTCAGGAGAAATCAAAGAAGTGCTCATTGCGACGAATCCCACGCTCGAAGGTGATGCTACGGCTTCTTATTTATCAACTGTAATCAAACCCATGGAGATTAAAATCACAAGGATTGCTCACGGAATTACAATTGGTGGAACTTTGGAATACTCAGACCAATATACTTTAGGCAAGGCAATTAAGTCTCGTTTGACTTTATAA
- a CDS encoding substrate-binding periplasmic protein produces MFPICLRFVWKILAVVVFFPAVLLGQTSPILEKIKKTKTLTVSVNEFYDPFYIENPNDDFPGLDVELAQEYAKFLDVDLKIIPLRTFDQHARMLEKGDTQIAMAGISSSITRFRDVYFTDPYLISTPAALVNRTALPPEPEGQIVTVQLFRNLNDLTNITGISYSVLANSSNHQFLRDVFPKAQVFSYFTNEAALSELKKNNVNAFVADSFYIQALLQKDSSLRANYLPILGVVQEDHISMAVAKRDIEFLYNLNFFIKELKRTGKIQQLINKYFKSNKWVKKE; encoded by the coding sequence ATGTTCCCTATTTGCCTTCGATTTGTTTGGAAAATATTGGCTGTGGTTGTTTTTTTCCCAGCGGTATTATTGGGACAAACGAGTCCAATTTTAGAAAAAATTAAAAAAACGAAAACCTTAACGGTTTCCGTGAATGAATTTTATGATCCTTTTTACATTGAAAATCCAAATGATGATTTTCCAGGACTTGATGTTGAATTAGCGCAGGAATATGCAAAATTTTTGGATGTTGATTTAAAAATCATACCATTACGAACATTTGACCAACACGCTCGGATGTTAGAAAAAGGTGATACACAAATTGCTATGGCTGGTATTTCATCTTCTATCACACGTTTTCGTGATGTGTATTTTACTGATCCATATTTGATATCTACACCTGCTGCACTCGTGAATCGAACAGCGCTTCCGCCAGAACCAGAAGGTCAAATTGTTACAGTACAACTGTTCCGTAATTTAAATGATCTAACAAACATTACAGGAATTTCCTATTCGGTTTTAGCCAATAGTTCCAATCACCAATTTTTGAGAGATGTGTTTCCCAAAGCACAAGTATTCTCTTATTTTACAAATGAAGCAGCGTTAAGTGAATTAAAGAAAAATAATGTAAATGCTTTTGTGGCTGATTCTTTTTATATACAAGCTTTGTTACAAAAGGATTCCTCATTAAGAGCTAACTATTTGCCAATATTAGGTGTTGTACAAGAAGATCATATTAGTATGGCTGTTGCCAAAAGAGATATTGAATTCCTTTATAATTTGAATTTTTTTATAAAAGAATTAAAGCGAACTGGCAAAATCCAACAACTCATTAACAAATATTTTAAATCCAACAAATGGGTAAAAAAAGAATAA
- a CDS encoding OmpA family protein: MIGTYCGNKRIAINTPTEFNKQHSVIVHLQALKRITINYLKCLNKGKFFHFTFGIILTSFLTTSPLLSQTRDEEVQLQVSPIQGPINTEFQEFGPTMTPDAKTLYFYSKRSNRGYTEIFKSERKKDGTWDFPEEVNVLNSPFDDQSPFISRDGKTLLLSSNRDGSVEVMLPDGKVGISRDLYVSNWNGKDWSTPVALPDPINTEEIEENPHLLGDTLLFTRYPFGKPNLAKVYYTQFKNNQWSKPKLMPSPINDEHATIAAAFNDDGKILFFSSNRPGGNGGFDLYMAKIEGEKFTDVENLGSPINSSEDEAYIVFQQVKKTFLFCRRVEGKSFDIFTASLPKQENLVQKKLEETKKISIDSVYFERASSILKPESSGPLDSIVDYLHENSDKKMKIIGHTDLTGTFEDNMILSKERAESVKQYLVSKGVDPNRLVTEGKGPTQPMVQGTDEASSKKNRRTEFVLINP, translated from the coding sequence ATGATTGGCACCTATTGTGGTAATAAACGAATTGCCATTAACACGCCAACTGAGTTTAATAAACAGCATAGCGTTATTGTCCATCTGCAAGCCCTTAAACGAATAACCATTAACTATCTTAAATGTTTAAATAAAGGTAAATTCTTCCATTTTACTTTTGGTATCATTCTTACTTCTTTTCTTACCACTTCACCTCTTTTGAGCCAAACAAGAGACGAAGAAGTTCAATTACAAGTGTCTCCCATCCAAGGACCAATCAATACCGAATTTCAAGAGTTTGGGCCAACAATGACACCGGACGCTAAAACTTTATATTTCTATTCAAAACGTTCCAATCGTGGCTATACTGAGATCTTTAAATCTGAACGAAAGAAAGATGGTACATGGGATTTTCCTGAAGAAGTGAATGTTTTAAATTCACCCTTTGATGACCAGAGCCCTTTTATTTCACGTGATGGTAAAACTCTTTTGTTATCATCCAATCGAGATGGATCCGTTGAAGTTATGTTACCCGATGGGAAAGTGGGAATTTCGAGGGATTTGTATGTTTCTAATTGGAATGGAAAAGATTGGTCAACCCCGGTCGCTTTACCTGATCCCATCAACACAGAAGAAATTGAAGAAAATCCACATTTATTAGGTGATACACTTTTATTCACAAGGTATCCGTTTGGAAAACCCAATTTAGCAAAAGTGTATTACACACAATTTAAAAACAACCAATGGTCCAAACCAAAACTTATGCCATCACCTATCAATGATGAACATGCAACGATCGCTGCTGCTTTTAATGATGATGGGAAAATTCTATTTTTTTCTTCGAACCGACCAGGTGGAAACGGTGGATTTGATTTATACATGGCTAAAATTGAAGGAGAAAAGTTTACCGATGTAGAAAATCTTGGAAGTCCAATCAATTCTTCTGAAGATGAAGCATATATTGTCTTTCAACAGGTGAAAAAAACATTTTTATTTTGTCGAAGGGTCGAAGGTAAATCTTTCGATATCTTCACAGCTTCTCTTCCTAAACAGGAAAATTTGGTTCAAAAAAAATTAGAAGAGACTAAGAAAATTTCAATTGATTCAGTATATTTTGAAAGAGCTTCTTCCATTTTAAAACCCGAATCATCAGGACCCTTGGATTCCATTGTTGATTATTTACATGAAAATTCAGATAAAAAAATGAAAATCATCGGACACACTGACCTTACTGGTACTTTTGAAGATAACATGATTTTATCAAAAGAAAGAGCTGAGTCCGTTAAACAATATTTAGTCTCAAAAGGTGTAGATCCAAATCGTTTGGTTACAGAAGGTAAAGGTCCAACGCAACCGATGGTTCAAGGAACTGACGAAGCTTCTTCCAAAAAAAATCGACGAACTGAATTTGTCCTTATAAATCCTTAA
- the serS gene encoding serine--tRNA ligase, translating to MLDINRIVQNPEELLSTLQKRGVVSADIEAKIKSVSEKQRKLKLEVEELRAERNRVSKEIGIQKSQGKDISEISNSMKGVGDRIKAIEEELTKEEESLHELNLGLPNLLDPSVPEGKSEEDNVLVRQWGEIPKYAYEAKTHFDIGEKLGIFDFERGVKLSGARFYTYRGLGAKLERALMNLMLDTHTSENGYEEMWVPVLVNDESMTATGQLPKFAEDFYRLEKDGLNLIPTAEVPLTNYYRDEIIQEKELPISVCAHTSCFRREAGSYGRDTRGLVRVHQFQKVELVKFVEPETSVSEHEKMLKDAESILQKLNLPYRVMLLCSKDMSSASSKTYDIEVWMPGLGRFMEISSVSNFKDYQARRGKIRYKSKEGKNLLVHTLNGSGLAIGRTLAAVIENYQKEDGTFQIPDVLKQYIR from the coding sequence ATGCTTGATATCAATCGAATTGTCCAAAACCCAGAAGAGTTACTTTCCACCTTACAAAAACGTGGTGTTGTTTCTGCGGACATTGAAGCTAAAATTAAATCCGTTTCAGAGAAACAAAGAAAATTAAAATTAGAAGTAGAAGAACTTCGTGCGGAAAGAAACCGGGTTTCTAAAGAAATCGGAATTCAAAAATCACAAGGGAAAGACATTTCAGAAATTTCCAATTCCATGAAAGGTGTTGGGGATCGAATCAAAGCGATTGAAGAAGAACTCACTAAAGAGGAAGAGTCTTTACACGAACTCAATTTAGGCCTTCCCAATTTATTAGATCCATCAGTTCCTGAAGGAAAATCAGAAGAAGACAATGTTCTCGTGAGACAATGGGGTGAGATTCCAAAATATGCATACGAAGCAAAAACCCATTTCGACATTGGGGAAAAACTTGGTATCTTTGATTTTGAACGTGGAGTGAAACTTTCAGGTGCAAGATTTTACACCTACCGTGGCTTAGGTGCTAAATTAGAAAGAGCTTTGATGAATTTGATGCTCGATACTCATACATCTGAAAATGGTTATGAAGAGATGTGGGTTCCCGTTCTTGTGAACGATGAATCGATGACGGCCACAGGGCAACTTCCAAAGTTTGCAGAAGATTTTTATCGATTAGAGAAAGATGGATTGAATCTAATCCCGACGGCAGAAGTTCCGCTAACCAATTATTACCGAGACGAGATCATCCAAGAAAAGGAACTGCCAATCTCTGTTTGTGCTCACACTTCTTGTTTCCGAAGAGAAGCCGGTTCTTATGGTCGTGACACTCGTGGCCTAGTGCGAGTGCACCAATTCCAAAAAGTCGAACTTGTTAAATTTGTAGAACCTGAAACGTCAGTTTCTGAACACGAAAAAATGTTAAAGGATGCGGAATCAATTTTGCAAAAATTAAATCTTCCTTATCGTGTGATGTTACTTTGTAGCAAAGATATGTCGAGTGCTTCTTCCAAAACCTATGATATCGAAGTATGGATGCCAGGACTTGGTCGTTTTATGGAAATTTCTTCAGTTTCTAACTTCAAAGACTATCAAGCAAGACGCGGAAAAATTCGATACAAGTCAAAGGAAGGAAAAAACCTGCTCGTCCATACTTTGAATGGTTCTGGTCTTGCGATCGGTCGAACACTGGCAGCGGTGATTGAAAACTACCAAAAAGAAGATGGAACCTTCCAGATTCCGGATGTTTTAAAACAATACATTCGCTAA
- a CDS encoding TatD family hydrolase, whose protein sequence is MGYSTIDTHCHLDIIREQGQSIEETLEKSRMAGVDQLVQIGIDLPSSNEAVRISETYSTDDLKISYSIGCHPTETHEFPNADQILDLAKSRMNDPKFAAIGEIGVDLYHDASTRSQQNDVLRKFLEFSSEYKLPVVIHSRDAFTDTYEALKEFKTKAFGVIHCFTYDYEAAKQFVDLGYYISFSGIVTFKSALGIQEAAKNIPLESILIETDAPFLSPMPHRGKRNDSSHLPFVLEKMFSLRTEPNVEVAERIYKNSLKFTERKAYHHA, encoded by the coding sequence ATGGGATATTCGACAATCGACACACATTGCCATTTAGACATAATTCGAGAACAAGGACAAAGCATCGAAGAAACCCTGGAGAAATCCCGAATGGCTGGAGTAGACCAACTGGTTCAAATTGGTATCGATCTACCAAGTTCTAACGAAGCTGTTCGTATATCTGAGACTTATTCTACTGATGATTTAAAGATTTCTTATTCTATTGGTTGCCATCCAACAGAAACACATGAATTTCCGAATGCGGATCAAATTTTAGATTTAGCCAAATCCCGAATGAATGATCCAAAATTTGCAGCCATCGGTGAAATTGGTGTAGATCTTTATCATGATGCAAGTACACGTTCCCAACAAAACGATGTATTGCGAAAGTTTTTAGAGTTTTCATCGGAATACAAACTACCAGTTGTCATCCATTCACGAGATGCATTTACCGATACTTATGAAGCATTAAAGGAATTTAAAACAAAGGCTTTTGGAGTGATCCATTGTTTCACTTATGATTATGAAGCGGCAAAACAATTTGTGGATCTTGGATATTATATTTCCTTTTCAGGAATTGTTACGTTTAAATCAGCTCTTGGAATCCAAGAAGCGGCTAAAAATATTCCACTCGAATCAATTTTAATTGAAACAGATGCTCCCTTCTTATCACCCATGCCACATCGTGGAAAACGAAATGATTCTTCCCATTTACCCTTTGTATTAGAGAAAATGTTTTCACTCAGAACAGAACCTAATGTGGAAGTGGCAGAAAGAATTTATAAAAACTCATTAAAATTTACAGAAAGAAAGGCTTATCACCATGCTTGA
- a CDS encoding M23 family metallopeptidase translates to MEVKQRLHLIFYRLRYKVQEWKLKLSQRYEDLDKKGREKLTIMVIPHTDRRTINFVISYKSISIFIGIMVVLLVISAVNVLSHSGSIHQLTELNLTNKDFIRQSSKMKEEVNSLHETIQYYYERISNLYIKLGGDPSRVSKGMGGQAGQFLALQGTPQTDITDESFRIKEDIHNLKLSSELSEEIIKLIKKRKSIIKNTPSIWPTKGYVLFPYGKYISPITGKEEYNRGLDIGSFPGAEVIATAPGLVFDTGYSPATGYYVKISHRFGWKTIYSNLDRIRVKKNEKLSKGDILGYVGKSPENPIYHLHYEVHVGTQALNPFSFLNQIQE, encoded by the coding sequence GTGGAAGTAAAACAAAGATTACATTTAATTTTTTACCGGCTTCGGTATAAAGTCCAGGAATGGAAGCTTAAGTTATCCCAACGTTATGAAGATTTGGACAAAAAGGGTAGAGAAAAACTGACCATTATGGTCATTCCTCACACCGACAGAAGGACAATCAACTTTGTCATCTCTTACAAATCCATTTCTATCTTCATTGGAATTATGGTTGTTCTACTTGTCATCAGTGCTGTGAACGTTTTATCTCATAGTGGTTCCATACACCAACTCACAGAACTCAATTTAACCAACAAAGACTTTATCAGACAATCATCTAAAATGAAAGAAGAGGTAAACTCTCTTCACGAAACCATCCAATACTATTACGAACGAATTTCGAATCTCTACATCAAATTAGGTGGAGATCCATCTCGCGTTTCCAAGGGGATGGGTGGACAAGCGGGACAGTTCCTTGCATTACAAGGAACTCCTCAAACTGACATTACAGATGAATCTTTTCGTATCAAAGAAGACATTCACAATTTGAAACTATCTTCTGAACTTTCTGAAGAAATCATCAAACTCATCAAAAAAAGAAAAAGTATCATCAAAAACACACCATCAATTTGGCCAACGAAAGGATATGTATTGTTTCCTTATGGAAAATACATATCACCTATCACTGGCAAAGAAGAATACAATCGTGGTTTGGATATCGGATCTTTTCCTGGAGCAGAAGTCATCGCCACTGCACCTGGTTTAGTGTTTGATACTGGTTATTCACCTGCGACTGGTTATTATGTAAAAATTTCCCACAGATTTGGATGGAAAACGATCTACTCTAACCTAGATCGCATCCGTGTGAAGAAAAACGAAAAACTCTCTAAGGGTGACATTCTAGGATATGTCGGAAAATCTCCTGAAAATCCGATTTACCACCTTCATTATGAAGTACATGTTGGTACCCAAGCGTTGAATCCGTTTTCGTTTCTCAACCAAATCCAAGAATAA
- a CDS encoding polymer-forming cytoskeletal protein, giving the protein MSNPSTEEEFLVNSIIGEGAEFTGEFKFPGLIRIDGKFRGVLETTGKVLIGKSGIVDTDIKARVVVAGGEIRGNIYATERVTLLSSCRLEGDIVTPRLIVEEGVVFHGKCTINPTRH; this is encoded by the coding sequence ATGTCGAATCCATCTACAGAAGAAGAATTTTTAGTTAATAGCATCATCGGAGAAGGGGCTGAGTTCACAGGTGAATTTAAGTTCCCTGGACTCATTCGTATCGATGGAAAATTCCGTGGAGTCCTAGAAACCACAGGAAAGGTCCTCATTGGAAAGTCCGGAATCGTCGATACTGATATCAAAGCACGTGTGGTGGTTGCAGGTGGAGAAATCCGCGGAAATATTTACGCAACAGAACGTGTAACACTACTTTCGAGTTGTCGATTAGAAGGGGACATTGTCACTCCTCGCCTCATCGTTGAAGAAGGTGTGGTGTTCCACGGTAAATGTACAATTAACCCCACTCGTCATTAG
- a CDS encoding YaaR family protein has translation MIIQNNNPKSVSTQAKKGSKEKLNGSFAPVDEAKQSFLEILESIVPSGQEETRELNELWKDLPDLEKDLIKDPNHKNLESYKKHIKQIAELILRKNYKVMQAPQRGRNDQKDVRYVKVVDEKLDLLAKTMFSPNNSAFVILKQLDEIRGLLIDLKG, from the coding sequence ATGATCATCCAAAACAACAACCCTAAGTCTGTATCCACTCAGGCAAAAAAAGGTTCCAAAGAAAAACTAAATGGATCCTTTGCTCCCGTCGATGAAGCCAAACAAAGTTTTTTAGAAATTCTAGAATCCATTGTTCCTTCAGGTCAAGAAGAGACTAGGGAACTGAATGAACTTTGGAAAGACTTACCTGATTTAGAAAAAGATCTCATCAAAGATCCCAATCACAAAAACCTCGAATCCTACAAAAAACATATCAAACAAATTGCAGAACTCATTCTCAGAAAAAATTACAAAGTGATGCAGGCACCCCAACGCGGACGAAATGACCAAAAAGATGTTCGGTACGTAAAGGTAGTGGATGAAAAATTGGATCTATTGGCCAAAACCATGTTTTCGCCTAATAACAGTGCTTTTGTTATTTTGAAACAATTAGATGAAATAAGGGGTCTACTGATTGATCTAAAAGGATAA
- a CDS encoding ABC transporter transmembrane domain-containing protein yields the protein MQTPDRPKSKNLRVLSKTFSYLKPYRMQMILSSFALLFTAGVTLGLGQGLRHLVDAGFSARSKQELGYALVFIIFVGILLAIGTYIRHYTVSWIGERVASDIRKDVFQHIIFIHPSFFESNSPGEIQSRITTDTTLIQTVIGSSASIALRNILMFVGGIIFLFITNAKLTMIVLISVPFIVFPILFYGKRVRNLSRNTQDKIANIGTYVSESLLNIKILQSFHHQKVDIEVFSKTVEDAFGVAVSRIRQRALLIGTVILFILTGISFMLWVGGTDVLEGKITGGELIAFSFYAIMVANSVGAVSEVLGDLQRAAGATERLMELLLSESEIKDPNHPKPITEVFRSEDSVLKRNGSDRQNGLTIVLKDLEFSYPSRPETKAIKGINLEIPANKTTALVGPSGGGKSTLFELILRFYDPTSGSISISGINLKDLQLEDLRSLIGFVPQQPILFSGTLRENIAYGKPSASFEEIQKAAENAYVTEFLNQLPDGYDTNLGHLGTRLSGGQKQRIAIARAILRNPRILLLDEATSALDSESEQMIQRALDFLVKERTTIMIAHRLSTVVKSDQIVVIKEGEIESVGTHDELLRSSDLYERLAKLQFHTELV from the coding sequence TTGCAAACACCTGACCGACCTAAGTCAAAAAACCTCCGAGTCCTATCTAAAACATTTTCCTATTTAAAACCATACCGAATGCAAATGATCCTATCTTCGTTTGCTCTTTTATTTACAGCTGGTGTCACTTTGGGGCTTGGACAAGGTTTACGCCATTTGGTCGATGCTGGTTTTTCGGCTAGATCCAAACAAGAATTAGGTTATGCACTTGTTTTTATCATTTTTGTTGGAATCCTACTTGCGATCGGAACCTACATTCGCCATTACACAGTTTCATGGATTGGAGAACGTGTTGCTTCTGACATACGCAAAGATGTTTTCCAACATATCATCTTCATCCATCCCAGTTTTTTTGAATCCAACTCTCCAGGAGAGATCCAATCTCGTATCACAACCGATACCACTCTCATCCAAACGGTAATTGGTTCTTCAGCCTCCATTGCACTCCGAAATATTCTAATGTTTGTTGGAGGAATCATTTTCCTTTTTATCACGAATGCAAAACTCACTATGATTGTTCTTATCAGTGTTCCCTTCATTGTGTTTCCGATTTTGTTTTATGGGAAACGAGTAAGAAACCTCTCCCGTAACACACAGGACAAAATTGCAAACATTGGAACGTATGTAAGTGAATCACTTCTCAACATCAAAATCTTACAATCCTTCCATCACCAAAAAGTAGACATCGAAGTATTTTCCAAAACGGTAGAAGATGCCTTCGGAGTTGCCGTTTCTAGGATCAGACAAAGAGCGCTTCTTATCGGAACAGTGATTTTATTCATCCTTACTGGAATCAGTTTTATGTTATGGGTGGGGGGAACTGATGTCCTCGAAGGAAAAATCACAGGTGGGGAACTCATAGCCTTTTCTTTTTATGCCATCATGGTAGCAAACAGTGTGGGAGCCGTTTCCGAAGTTCTAGGTGATTTGCAAAGGGCAGCTGGTGCCACAGAACGACTCATGGAACTCTTGTTATCCGAATCGGAAATCAAAGATCCCAATCATCCAAAACCAATTACAGAAGTATTCCGATCTGAGGATTCTGTACTTAAAAGAAATGGTTCCGATAGACAAAATGGACTTACCATTGTTTTAAAAGATTTAGAATTTTCTTATCCTTCTCGTCCTGAAACGAAAGCCATCAAAGGTATCAATTTAGAAATTCCTGCAAACAAAACTACAGCACTCGTTGGACCATCGGGCGGCGGGAAAAGTACTCTCTTTGAACTCATCCTTCGTTTTTATGATCCAACTTCTGGTTCCATATCGATCAGCGGTATCAATCTCAAAGATTTACAATTAGAAGACTTACGATCCCTGATTGGGTTTGTTCCCCAACAACCAATACTCTTCAGTGGAACACTCCGCGAAAATATCGCCTATGGAAAACCGAGTGCCAGTTTTGAAGAGATTCAAAAAGCCGCAGAGAATGCCTACGTGACTGAATTTTTAAATCAGTTACCAGATGGATATGATACGAACTTAGGACACTTAGGAACAAGACTCTCTGGCGGCCAAAAACAACGAATCGCGATTGCGAGAGCCATCCTACGAAATCCAAGAATTCTTTTACTCGATGAAGCAACCTCAGCCCTTGATTCAGAATCCGAACAAATGATCCAAAGGGCTTTGGATTTTTTAGTGAAAGAAAGGACAACCATTATGATTGCCCATCGTTTATCGACAGTTGTGAAGTCAGATCAAATTGTTGTGATTAAAGAAGGAGAGATTGAGTCCGTTGGAACACATGACGAACTCTTACGTTCAAGTGATTTGTATGAGCGTTTAGCGAAATTACAATTTCACACCGAGCTGGTCTAA
- a CDS encoding ParB/RepB/Spo0J family partition protein, whose product MALGKGKVLGRGLGNLIPVNENNVEISKDEQSGLREIKVSEIAPNPHQPRKQFSDASIQELSNTIVEHGVIQPIVVQKNPSGSGFILVAGERRLRACKLAGFAKIPAIVRDLSEADMMELALIENIQRENLNPMDEAFAYQAIIDKRGLKVTDLATRVGKNRATISNLIRLLALPKPLQDWVKEGKLSEGQARPLLSIPDSKKQFEVAQKVISEGWNVREVENYVSNLLNPEKKSSASASGPDKRDASIVKLETKLRNKFSSKVEVSHNETNGKGKIVFSYANLSDMERILDQLGVKL is encoded by the coding sequence ATGGCACTCGGCAAAGGAAAAGTTTTAGGAAGAGGACTTGGAAATTTAATCCCAGTCAATGAAAACAATGTTGAGATTTCAAAGGACGAACAATCGGGTCTTCGTGAAATCAAAGTATCTGAAATTGCACCGAACCCTCACCAACCAAGAAAACAATTTTCAGATGCATCCATCCAAGAATTATCAAATACAATTGTCGAACATGGAGTGATCCAACCCATCGTTGTCCAAAAAAATCCATCCGGTTCTGGTTTCATATTGGTAGCTGGAGAAAGGAGATTACGCGCATGTAAGCTCGCTGGTTTTGCAAAAATTCCTGCCATCGTTCGTGACCTTTCTGAAGCAGACATGATGGAACTTGCCCTGATTGAAAATATCCAAAGAGAAAATCTAAATCCAATGGATGAAGCTTTTGCTTACCAAGCAATCATCGACAAACGAGGGTTAAAGGTAACAGACCTTGCCACTCGTGTTGGAAAAAACAGAGCCACAATTTCTAATTTGATCCGACTTCTTGCATTACCGAAACCTTTACAGGATTGGGTGAAGGAAGGAAAACTTTCAGAAGGACAAGCACGTCCCCTTCTCTCAATTCCGGATTCCAAAAAACAATTTGAAGTTGCACAAAAGGTGATCAGCGAAGGTTGGAATGTTCGCGAGGTGGAAAACTATGTTTCCAATCTGTTGAATCCAGAGAAAAAATCGAGTGCCTCTGCAAGTGGCCCTGACAAAAGAGATGCGAGCATTGTGAAATTGGAAACTAAGTTGCGAAATAAATTTAGTTCCAAAGTGGAAGTGTCTCACAATGAAACGAATGGCAAAGGGAAAATTGTTTTTTCTTATGCAAACTTAAGTGATATGGAAAGAATCTTAGACCAGCTCGGTGTGAAATTGTAA
- a CDS encoding ParA family protein, with amino-acid sequence MGKIVSISNQKGGVGKTTTAINLASNLVELGKKVLLLDIDPQGNSGSGLGLEVQSLNKTTYEVLIGELSAREAIQKTFVSNLDIIPSNINLSGLEVDFLGIEKKEFKLKDALASIKESYDYILIDCPPSLGVLTINALCASQSVMITLQTEYFALEGLSQLMRIISLVQSQWNPSLELEGVLLTMYDKRTNLANQVAEDVRNYFKEKVYETVIPRNIKLSEAPSFGKPINYYDPDGVGAKSYKSLAEEIVGRA; translated from the coding sequence ATGGGTAAAATCGTATCGATCAGTAACCAAAAAGGTGGTGTTGGTAAAACAACCACAGCGATCAACTTAGCATCCAATCTTGTTGAGCTGGGAAAAAAAGTTCTACTCCTCGATATTGATCCGCAAGGAAATTCAGGATCAGGGCTTGGTTTAGAAGTACAGTCATTAAACAAAACAACTTATGAAGTTTTGATTGGTGAGTTATCAGCAAGAGAAGCGATCCAAAAAACATTCGTATCAAACTTAGATATCATTCCTTCTAATATCAACCTCTCGGGACTTGAAGTAGACTTTCTTGGAATTGAAAAAAAAGAATTCAAACTCAAAGATGCACTCGCTTCTATCAAAGAATCCTATGATTATATTTTAATCGATTGTCCCCCATCACTTGGTGTTCTCACCATCAATGCACTTTGTGCCTCTCAATCTGTGATGATCACTTTACAAACTGAGTACTTCGCACTCGAAGGTCTTTCACAGCTCATGCGAATTATTTCTTTAGTACAGTCACAATGGAATCCATCACTTGAATTGGAAGGTGTACTTCTCACGATGTATGACAAACGAACGAACCTCGCAAACCAAGTTGCCGAAGATGTGAGAAACTATTTCAAAGAGAAAGTTTATGAAACTGTGATCCCACGAAATATAAAATTATCAGAGGCACCTTCTTTTGGAAAACCAATCAACTATTATGATCCAGATGGTGTTGGTGCAAAAAGTTACAAAAGTTTAGCGGAAGAAATTGTAGGGAGGGCATAA